The following is a genomic window from Nocardioides thalensis.
GTCCCGTGGACGTTCCTCACACGATTCGGCGAGCTCGTCGAGGGTGGCCTGGCGTTGCTCGCAGCCGCAGGCATCCTGGGCCTGATCGGTCTGTTCCGCGGTTGGCCGCTCGGCCGGGCAGTGTCAGCGACGTGGATCGGCAGCGGCTCGCTGTTCGCCTACGGCTTCGGACGCACGATCAGCCTGGCGGCCGGCGCGGACCTCAGCGACCAGATGACATCGGTGTACCGGATGTTGAACCTCACGGGCATGGTGGCAGGCCTGGTGATCGCCCTGTCCGCGGCCTTCGTGATGGCCGAGCGGGCGGCAACGCCGGCGCGCGAGCCGGCGACGCCCTGAGCAGCTCCGCCGCGCGACCGGTCGAGTGCGTAGGTGGCCGGAGCACGGCGATCGATAGTCTCGCGCACGTGCCGCCAGGCGCCTACGGAAAGGTGCGAGCATGTCAGTTCGCGAGAGATGGCTCGAGAAGGGCCTCGACGTCCTGGCCCGCGAGGGCCACCGGGCCGTCACGATCGATCGGCTGTGCAACGAGCTGAGCCTGACCAAGGGCAGCTTCTACCACCATTTCTCGGGGGTCGCCGACTTCGAGGCAGCGATGCTGGAGCACTTCTCCTACCGGGAGACGCAGCGCTACGTTGAGCTTGCCGAGGCAGGTGCGGGCGACGCGCCGCAGCAGCGGATCAAACGGCTGCAGGCGGCAGTCGTCAGGGGCGGAGCCGGCTCCGCGTCGCTGGAGGTCGCCGTGCGGGGCTGGGCGACGCAGGACGCGGTTGCTCGCACCGCACTCGAGGAGATCGATCGTCGCAGGCTCGACTACCTGGAGTCCGTGCTCCAAGACATGACGAGCAGCAAGAGCGAAGCCCGGGCGGTGGCGCGGATGATCTACCTCGTCCTCATCGGCGGCTACCACCACCTGCCGCCGATGCCGATGCGGGAGATCTCACGCCTGTGGGACAGGATCCTCGCCACGCTCGAGAGCTAGCGGCGACGCGACGGCGCGAGCAGTGGTCAGCCGCAGAGTGCCTCGTCGATCAGGGCGTCGACCGCGTCGTCCGGATCTCCCGAGAAGTCAGGGGTGAGGGCGACGGTGACCTGCCGGTCGCGCTCGCCGCTCGCGAAGGAGTACGACTGGAACGCGATGGCGTCCCCGTCGTGACCATAGGCGACGTCGCCGCACGAGGTCCGGACGATCCACAAGCCCAGGCCGTAGCGCCCTCCGGGAGTGCTGGGGGTCTTCATGACCGTCACCAGCTCGGGCGAGACGAGCTCGCCGCTGAGGAGGGCATCGAAGAAGTCGTTCAGGTCCTCGGTCGTCGAGATCATCTCGCCGGCCGCGCCCATGATGGAGGGATTCATCTCGGTGAAGTCGGCCAGCTCGACCCGACCGTCCCGTAGGAGCGGTACGTAGCCCTGGGAATGCGGACCATTGATCCGCGTCCGGGTGCCCGGCAGCGAGGTGTCGCTGAGCTTCAGAGGTCGAAGGATCCGCTGCTCGATGGCCTCGCCGTAGCTCGCACCGACGACGCGCTCGACGATGGCTCCCAGGATCGTGTAGTTGGTGTTCGAGTAGGAGAACTCGGAGCCCGGCCTGTCGAACACCGGGGGATGAGCAAGCGCCCGATCGATCAGCTCCTGGGGTGTCCAGGTGCGGCGGGTCGCTTCGAGAAAGGCCGGTGCAGGTGGTCTCGGCATGGTGCGGAACGAGTCGAAGATCCCGCTCGTGTGGCCCAGCAGGTGCCGGACGGTGATGTCCTGAGCCCTCGGGATGGCGGGGAACCACAGCGCCAACGGGTCGTCGAGCTCGATGAGGCCCTCGTCCACGAGCTGGAGGACGACCGTCGCGGTGAACGACTTGGTGATGCTGCCGATCCGGAACCGGCTGTGCTCCAGCACCGGCCGCGTGGAGCCGATCTCGGCCACGCCGGCGCTTGCGCGCCACGGGCCGCTATCGCCGCGCACCTCGACGAGGGCACCGACGGCACCGTGGCGGACGACTCCGTCGAGCGAGCCCTGGAGGTCCCCGGAGGTGGTGTGATGGCCGTCCGCTGCGGCACCGAGTGCCGTGGTGCCGGCCAACGCCGCCGCCGAGATCATCGCGGCCGTGGTCGCGAGAGCGCGCGCCGTACGTGTGCTGAACATCGTTGTTCCTTTCTGGGATGAACAGCCACTGTCCTGCGGGGGATGTGCCCGCGACCATTGGTGAGACCCCTGGGCCGGCCCCGAACCAACCCGCAGCGATCCCCGCTCGCTACGGCGGAACATACCGTGTGGTATGTTTCGGCATCCGGAAGGGGCGGCTCATGTACGAACGCGCGGGGCGCATTCTCCACCGGTCCTGGGCGATCGCGGTGGCGGTGTCGGTGGTGCACTACGTCGACAACTACGTGAACTACCGCGACTACCCGGCGCCGGCCCCTGGCAGCGACGTCCCGGTGCCGTCCCAGGCCGCGGTCGGGCTGTCGTGGTTCGTCTTCACCGCGTTCGGAGTCCTGGCGCTCGTCCTCTGGCACCGCCGCAGGATCGTGGGAGCGGCCGTCGCGCTCACCGTGTACTCCGTGTCAGGCCTGGTCGGCCTCGCCCACTACGCGGTCCCCGCGGCGACGGACATGGCATGGTGGCGACAGGGCCACGTCGTCCTGGACATCGCCTGCGGCCTGGTGCTGTTCGGTTTCGCGCTGTGGGCCACCGCCCGAGCGGGGGAGCTCCGCAGCGTCAGAGAGCCGGCCCGTTCGGGCTCCAGATGATCTCCCACAGGTGACCGTCGAGATCACGGAAGTAGCCCGAGTAGATGCCCCACGGGCGGTCGTGGGGCTGATCGGTGAACGTCGCGCCGGCCGCCTTCGCCTCAGCGAGCACGGCGTCGACCTCCTCCCTGGTGTCGACGAGGTGGCCGATGCTGAACTCGGCTGCGTTGGGAGACCCCGCCGCGACCTTGGCGTCCTTGGCCAGCTCCGATCGGGGATAGAGCGCCAGGATGAGCCCACCGGCGAGCTTGAACATGGCGACGTCGCCTGCGGGCGTGCTCTCGTCGCCCTCGAACTCGGTGCCGATCACGCCGGGCGTCTCCAGCCCGAGGGCCCGGTAGAACCCGACGGCTCGATCGAGATCGTCCACGGCCAGGGTGATCACGCTGATGTGATGTCTCATGCCTGGACCGTGTTGCGACGGGCGAGGAACGCGATGACGAGGAAGAGCCAGAATCCCGAAAGCGGGCTGAGGATGACCCCCCAGGCCCCGGTCAACCCGAGGGCGAGCGCGAATCCCCGCGGGGCGCCCGTGCCTCGTCGCTCCGCGAGCATCACCATCCAACCGACAGCTCCCAGCAGGAGGCCGGCGGTGACGTACCAGAACGCCGCGGCCCGGAGCGTTGTCAGGTCGGGGTCCGAGTCGACGGCCCCGAGCACGCCGGCGTCGAGGATGCTCTGCAGCGAGTCGGCGTAGAACAGCGGAGTCGCAAGGACGTGGACCACCGCCAGGAGCACGGTCCAGAAGCCCGAGGACCTTGTCATTGTGGTCGGGCTGGCGATCAAGGTCGACATGGCCAAACCATACGGCATAGTATGGAGTCGGAGCAAGCAGCCTCTCCCGGACTATCCGGCAGCAGCGGCCTGAGTCAGGAGCTCCGTCCGGTAGTCGACGAGGGCGCGCGGACGCCCGTTGGTGATGGCTCCGACCAGACGACCGCGGTGGCGGTACTCACCGGTGAACCGGTCCGTGCCGTCGTGGTCGACCAGCGTGAACTCGAACCGGGAGCCGGTGAAGCCGACGGACTGCAGGCGCCAGTCGTACTGGTGCGACCAGAACGACGGAAGGAGCGCAGCCCGGTCGTCGGGAAGGTCGCCGAGAAGGGCGCGGGCAGCCAGCCGGCCCTGATCGGCGGCGGTGGCGTAGTGCTCGATCCGCACGTGCTCGTGGTCGAGCACGGGGTGCGGCCAGCGGGCGACGTCGCCCGCGGCGGTGACCCCCGGGGCCGCGAGCCCGCGGGCGTCGACCATGACCCCGCCGTCGACGCGGAGACCCGAGCCGGCGAGCCAGCCGGTCGAAGGGTGGGAACCGAGGGCGGCCACCACGAGGTCGGTGGCCACGACCGCGCCGTCGTCGAGCTGGACGCTCAGGCTCCTCAATCCACCGGACAGGCGGCGAACCTGCGTCTGGAGCCGGACATCGACGCCGTGGCTTCGGTGGAGGTCCGCGACCAGGTGGCCGACCCGCGCGCCCACTGCGCGAAGAAGGGGCTGCGGTCCGCGATCCACGAGGGTGACGTCCTTGCCGAGCTGCACAGCAGCGGCCGCGACCTCCGTCCCGAGAAAGCCGCCGCCGACCACGAGGACGCGCCGGCTCGTGGTGAGCCGGTCCCGCAGCGCGGTCGCGTCGTCGAGGCCTCGCAGCCGGACGACGCCGGGGTGCGCGAGAGCGGGAGGCTCAGCGCGCGCCGCGGCACCGGTCGCGATGACCAGCCCGTCGAAGCCGATCTCCTCCCCTCCCGCCAGGCGCACCCGGCGCGGGCGCAGGTCCAGTCCGGCGGCCGCCCGGCCCAGCCGCCATTCCGCTGCCAAGTCGTCGGCCTGGGGGAGGTCGAGCACGGGGGGCGTCGTCGCGAGCAGGTACTCCTTCGAGAGGGGAGGCCGTCGGTACGGGCGGTGTCTCTCCTCGCCGATGATCACAAGCCGTCCGTCCCAGCCGCGGCGGCGCAGCTCCGCGGCGGCGCTGAGCCCGGCCAGTCCGGCACCGGCCACGACAACCGTCCTCATGCCAGGTCGCCGGAGACCCTGATCGCCTGGACGGGGCAGACGAGCGCCGCGCTGCGGACCGCCTCGTCGTGCTCCGGGCCCGGGTCGGCGTCGTACACGAGCTCGTCGTCCTCGTCGAGGGAGAACACGTCGGGGGCGGCGAACACGCACTGCGCGTGGATCTCGCACGTCGTGCGGTCGACATCGATCTTCATGGCTGCGAGTCCTCGAGGGGTGGGTTGAACCGGGACAGCCGTTCCAGGTCCCAGCGCAGGGAGACACGGTGGTCGAGCTGGATCACCCGGCTGATCTCGAGGTCGACGACCCGTTGGGCTCCGGGCCACTGCGCCGCGCGGTCCTGGTCCCAGTCGACGCTGGCCGTGCCGCTGACGTGCAGGGTGTGACCACGCTCGAAGTCCACGAAGAGCAGGCCGGCACGGGGGTCGAGGTCGAGGTTCCCGAGCGTCATGTACATCGAGTTGCCGACGTAGTCGGGCCAGGAGACCCGGTCGGAGGCGACGTCGACGAACCCGGGATTCCCGCCGCGATGGCTGGCGTCGGAGCCAAGTCCCGCGGCGGTGGTGCCGACGAAGAACGTGTCCGCCGAGCCGATCCAGGCGACCTGGTCCTCGGTCAGCGTGCTCCCGGTGGACCGTGAGGTGACCGGTGACCCGTCGACGAACCGCCCGCGGCGGGTCTGGATGTACTTCGGGCAGTTGCCGAAGACCTGGTCGGCCTGCACGGTGAGCAGACCGCCGTCCAGCCGTGCACGTCCGTTGATCCGCATCCGGCGCCGGGTCTCGGGCTCGATCGCGATCATGCCGATCTCGTGGGGCGAGTCGAACGCGCCGAACAGTGGGTCCTCCGGTGGCAGCTCGGTCCGGATCCGGACGGAGGAGTCCGCCCCGGCCTGGATGAAGCCGGGTTCCCCGACCAGGATCGTGGTCCACACCGCGCCGTCGCGGACAGCGGAGACCACGATCATCCGCTGATCCAGCAGGAACTGCCCCGCGACGGCGGGGATGTCGTTCACGACCGTGGCGCTCCCGTGCGCGACCCCGTGGATGCCGGCACGGGCCTGCACGTTGAGCTCTCCTGGGTGATGCATGTGTTCCTCAGTCCTCTCGCATCAGATCTCGGTCGACGGGACGAGAGAGGGTCCGGGACCGCGTCGGTCCCGAACCCTCTTCGCCCCTGCCGCTCAGAAGAAGCCGCAGGTCGGCGCGTCCGGCACCGGCGCGGGGTGGCCGTCGACGCCGGTGGTGGCGTAGATCTCGAGGCGGACGCCGTCGGGATCGTTGAAGAACACGCCGCCCGACGGCGCGCCCTCGCCGTGCGCGACGATGCCGTCGTAGGCGAACTCCACGCCCAGCCCCTTGAGCGTCTGCTCGGCGGCACGCACCGCCGCGACGTCAGCGACCTCGAAGGACAGGTGGTGCAGGCCCGGGAGAGCAGTGGGGAACTCGCCGTCGCTCTGCTGCCACAGGGCGATGGACAGGACGCCCTCGTTGCCGAGAAGCGCCCAGGCGCGTTCGTCCTTCGACCGCGCCAGGACGTCGAAGGCGAACAACGCCTCGTAGAACGCGATCGAGCGGTCCAGGTCGGTCACGTTCAGTGCGACGTGTCCGGTCTTCAGAGCCGGCTTGCTCACGGTTGACCTCCATCATCTGCGCTGCCCCGTCGTCCCCGTTGGATGACTAATGGAATAGGGCAAATGCGCCATTAGGAGGAAACGGTAACCGCGGCGACTAATGGATGGCAAGACCAGAAGCGTTAGAAACTGCGATTCACTGCTCAACGGCCGGCGCCACCCTTGGTGCGCTGGTAGTGCCGGGCCACCCGCGCGCGGTTGCCACAGGCGTCGGAGCACCATCCGCGCCTGGCGGGAACGCGCGCGAAGTAGAGGACGCACCCCGGGCCGTGGCAGACGCCGAGCCGCCGGCCGGCCTCGTCGAGGACATCGGTGGCATCGAGGGCCACGTTGGAAAGTGTCCGCGCGAATCCTCTGAGCTCCGTGGACCAACCCCGGCGATAGCCCCCGTCCTGGTCGTGGAGCAGCTCGGGCGACAGCGCCCCGAGGAAGCCGTTGAGGACGCCCAGGGCGTCCTCGGTCGACAGGTCCGGCACCGCTCCGGGGCGGTCGTCGTCGAGCGCCGAGGCGGCGAGGCGGCGTACGGCGTCCCGCAGCGCGCGGGCGCTGTCGAGGTCGTCGCGCGTGAGCTTGCTGGCGGGCGAGAGCCCGCACTGCCGGGCCCACTGCTCGAGCTGGCCGACGGTGCCCAACGCGTCGTGCACTCCGTCGCGGTCGGCCCAGATGGTGTTCATGAGCCGCACCGGAACGGGCTCGGACGGATAGAGGTTGGGGACTTCACCGGCTGTCACGATGACGCACCTGCTCTCAACTTCTAACGGAGAGATGATTGTGTCCCGTTAGTCTAGTCCCAGGGGCGCCGTCGTCGATCGAGCGAGCCCCGGGCCCTCGTCATCCCGCCCGGCCCGACGCGTCGTGGGCGTCTCCATGTCACGCATCGTGCGCCCGGTGCGTCTGGTGGTCGTGCCGACCCCGTCCATCCCCCTCATCCCCTGAAAGAAGGCGATCCACGATGCACGCAGACGTGTTCGACTACAGCCCGATCATCGAAAGAGAGCCCGTCCAGTGGCCCGGTGACGCCAAGGTCGCGGTCTACATCGGGCTCAACATCGAGCACTTCCACGTGGACCGGCCGTCCACCTCCCTGGTCGAGGCGACAGCCGGCCTGGTGCCGGACGCCCTCAACTACGGGTGGCGCGACTACGGCGCCCGGGTCGGCATCTGGCGGGTCATCGAGATCCTCGACCGGTACGGCGTGCGCGCCAGCGCGCTGATCAACTCCGAGGTGTGTGAGCAGTACCCGCAGATCGTCGCCGCGGGCCGGGACCGCGACTGGGCCTGGCTCGCCCACGGCCGCACGAACTCGAGCATCCATGCGAACCTCGGTCCCGAGGAGGAGCGCGCGGAGCTGCTGGAGATCTCCGAGACGATCCACAAGGCCACCGGGCAGCAGCCTCGAGGTTGGATGGGCCCGGCGCTCACGGAGACCTTCCAGACGCCTGCTCTGCTCGAGGAGCTGGGCTACGGCTACACGCTCGACTGGACGAACGACGACCAGCCCTATCGGTTGAAGCACGCCGACGTGCTGAGCATCCCCTACAGCGTCGAGCTCAACGACCTCGGCATCTTCAGCCTGAAGGGCCAGACCGGTCGCGAGTTCGAGCAGATGGTCATCGACCACCTGAACCAGCTGATGACCGATGTGCCGACCGGTCGGGTGATGGGCCTGGCCCTGCACCCCTTCATCATCGGTCAGCCCGCACGGGCCAAGTACCTCGACCGGGCCCTGCACTACATCACCTCGCAGACCGGGGTCTGGCTGACGACGAGCGACCAGATCGAGTCGCACTTCCGCGAGACCGCGGCGACGTGATCGGGTCCCGGCGTCGGGCTCACCGAGACGGTGGGGCGACGCCGGGCCCCAACCGGGAGGCCGCTCGTCGCCACAGTGGTTCCGGCCCCTGCCAGGCCTGGTGCCAGGAGCTCGACGTCAGGTTCCCCCGTTGCCGGTACCTCCGCACGACGTCGAGGTGGTCCGGGCGGACCACGAAGGACATCAGGGACTCCCGGTCCCGCCAGACCGACACGGACCCGCAGGTCCCGGCGAACGGTCGCGTCCACAACCACATCCCGACCGCTCCGTGGAGCTCGGGCCACCCCTCCCGCAGCCGCATCCCGGCCCGGAAGATGCCGGGCAGGTCACGACGGACGGCGGGGGCGAAGACAGTCACCTCGACCAGCACCGGGCCCGAAGGCTCCCGCTCGGGCCCGCGGGTCCAGGAGCTCCGCAGCACCAGCGGCATCGTCAGCCCTCGCGGCGGACGGCGGTCGGCCAGCACCGGGTCGCGACGCCGATCGCGTTCCAGGTGTTGATCGCGATGACGAGGCTGAGCAGGGCCGCCGCACCCTCCTCCCCGAACGCGGCGACCACTCCCCGAACGCTCTGCTCGGGGACCTTCGTGGTCGCCATCATGGTGACCTGCTCGGTGAAGTCGAGCGCCGCCCGCTCCCGCTCGGTGAAGAGGCCCGACTCGACCCACACCGCGACCGCGTCGACGCGTTGAGCGGACACGCCGGCAGCGCGCGCGGCGCGGGCGTGCATGTCGACGCAGTAGGAGCAGCCGTTCAGCTGCGAGGCACGCAGTCGGACGACCTCCCGTACGGCGGGCTCGATGCCGACACGGTCGAGCTCTGCGGTGGCGGCGTCGTCGAGGGCGCTGACGGCTCGCGAGAAGCCGGGAGCGATGGCGTCGAAGTCGAGGCGGACGGGGACGGAGACGTAGTCAGTGACGGTCATGCGGGCGACGCTAGGCGCGGGTGCAGCCAAGCCGCTGGGGCAATCATCGCGTGCGCGGCCGGGCCAATGCGGCCCCCGCGGGCGACGCGGAGCGGATGCTCTCGACCAACAGCTGCAGGGCCCGGTCGTACTGCGCCGGCGCGGGCTCGGCGTAGCCGATCGCGAGGGCCGGGGGAAGGTCTCCGGGTGCACCCTCGCAGGAGAACGACCCGAGGCCTTCCAGTCGCAGCCCGCGATCGAGGGCCTCGCGCAGCACCGCGTCCTCCGGCACGTGTGGAGGAAGTGTGAGCAGGCACTGCAGGCCTGCCGACAGCCCGGTGACCTCGCACCCGGGCAGCTCCTCGGCCGTGACCTGCGCCAGTCGCGCCCGGCGCATGCGGTAGGTCGCGCGCAACCTGCGGACGCTCCGGTCGTAGTGGTGGTCCGTCAGGTAGCGGGCGAGGGCCAGCTCGTTCAGCGCCGACGGCCGGGCTCCGGAGAGGTCGCGCTGCTCGAGGACGTCGGGGAGCAGCCAGCCGGGAAGGACGCCCCAGGCGAGGCCGATCGCCGGCACCGTCGCCTTGCTGGCCGTGCCGACGTACGCGACCCGGTCCGGGGCCAGGGACTGCAGTGCGCCGATCGTCCGGCGGTCGTAGCGGAACTCTCCGTCGTAGTCGTCCTCGATCACGAGTGCGCCCGTCCGTCCGGCCCAGCTCGCCAGCCACCTGTGTCGGTCGGGGGCGAGCGGGACGCCGACCGGGAACTGGTGCGCGGGCGTCAGCACGACGGCCGACACCCCCAGCCGCTCCAGGAGCCGTACTTCGGCTCCGTCCTCGTCGACCGGCACCGGCACGACGGTGAGCCCGGCGGCCGCGATCACCCGGCGGTGGCTGTCGTGGCCGTACTGCTCCACGGCCACACGTTCGGCCCCACGGTTGCGGAGCGCTCGGCACACGAGTCCGAGCAGCTCCGCGTAACCGTGCCCGACCACGATCGAGTCCTGGCGCGCGACGACGCCCCGGGTGCGCGCGAGGTACGCCGCGAGCGCGGCCCGCAGCTGCGGGGTGCCGGCCGGGTCCGGGTAGCCGAGGTCGGCGGCCGACGCGTCGAGAACCGCCTGCCTGACGGCCGTCGTCCACTCCCGCCGCCCGAACACCGTCGTCGACGGGATGCCGGCGCGGAGGCCGACCCAAGGGCGCTTCCTCACGGGAGCGGGGCGCGCACCGGAAGCGGCGGTCCCACGGTGAGCCACCCAGGTCCCGGCTCCGACGCGGGCCGTCAGCCATCCCTCGGCCGCGAGCTGTGCGTAGACGTCGGCGACGGTGTTGCGGCTGATCCCGAGGTCCGCGGCGAGACTCCGGGCGGCCGGAAGACGGGTGTCGGGAGCGAGCCTGCCGTCGGTGATCGCCGCCCGCAGTGCCTCTTCCAGCGATCGCCCGGGCCGGCCGCGGGTGAGGTCCAGGTGGAGGTCGAGTCCCAGCGGCACGCCGGAGATCTTACGGATTGGCCCAGACAACACTGAGGCGTATCGCGCTGTTACGTGGGTAGATCGCGGCCTCGAGCGCTCGCGATCTCGCCGGAAGCAACGGCCGGTCGGGCGCGTTCACACCACCATGACGACCGGTGACCTGCCCACGACGATGAAGGGGCTGGTCCAGCGGTCCCTCGACGGCCCCGCTGCCCTCGAGCTCGTCCACGACCTGCCGGTGCCCCAGGCCGGGCCGGGGGACTACCTGGTGAAGGTGGGTGCCGCGGGCCTCAACTTCGCTGATGTCATGCAGACCACGGGACGCTATGCCGGTGGCCCGGCGGCGCCGTACGTCGCCGGGTTCGAGGTGGCGGGTGAGGTCGTCGCGGTGGGGCCGGATGTCGCGGACCCGTTGCCGGTCGGCAGCCATGTCATCGGGGTGGGTCCGGGTGCCTTCGCCGAGTACGTCGCTGTGGCGGCCGTGGCTGCCGCGCCGGTGCCGAAGGACTGGAGCGACGCCGCTGCCCTGGGGCTGGTGCTGAACTGGGCCACGGCCCTGGCGGCGCTGCGGCCGATGGGCCGGCTCGCGGCGGGGGAGTGGGTGTTGGTGCACGCCGCGGCGGGTGGGGTCGGTCAGGCCGCTGTCCGGCTGGCGCGGCACTACGGTGCGCGGGTGGTGGCGTTGGCGTCCGGCCACAAGCACGACGTACTGGCCGGGCTCGGTGCCGAGGTGGTGCTGGACCGGGCCGGGACCGATCTGACGGCGCGGATCCTCGAGGCGACCGGTGGTGTCGACCTGGTGCTGGAGTCGGTGGGTCGGACCACGTTCGAGACGAGCCTCTCGGTCGCGAAGCCGTTCACGGGCCGGGTGGTGGTGTTCGGTGCGGCGTCGGGGGACGCCTCGGTCAGCACCCACGACCTGGTGTTCGAGCACCGGGTGCACGTCGCGGGGTTGCACATCGGGGCGTTCGCCGAGCAGGTTCCCGGCCTGTACGCGGAGCTGGTTGCCGAGCTGGACGAGCTGATCAGGCTCGGGGTCATCGAGGCCGGAGCCCCGACGCTGTACTCCCTGGAGGACGGTCCGGCTGCGATGCGAGCCCTCGCCGACGGAGGCACAGTCGGCAAGCTGGCCATCACCCCATCGGCCTGACCGTGCCCGGCGCCGGGGAACGGGGCCTCCCGGCCACGTCGGTTCGCCCTGTCCGAGCACACCACCCTCGCCAGCGGGGTCGCCGTGCTCACCTACAGGAGCGAACGCAGCGTGCGAGGGGGCGTTGCCGGCCGGACCGCCGGCGACCGATGAGCTCCGGAGGAGTGGCCGGTCTATTCAATCAGATGGTTGAACAGCAGCCCGGACAAGCGAACGGAGATATTGGTCATGAGCAGCGTGGTGATGCACAACGTGGTGTCGGTGGACGGCTTCATCGCTGACGCGAACGACGAGGTCGGACCGCTTTTCGACTGGTACGGCAACGGTGACGTGCCTGTCGGCAACCAGGGTGCGATGGTGTCGCGTGCGTCCGCCGACTACCTGGCGCAGGTCTGGGAGCGGCTCGGCGTCCTGGTCATCGGGCGCTCGTTGTTCGACCTGACCGACGGGTGGGGCGGCGTGCCGCCGTCAGGCGAGCACGTCGTGGTCGTGTCCCACCGACCGCGACCGGAAGGGTGGCACCCCGAGGCGCCCTACCACTTCGTCGACGGAGTCGCGGCCGCGATCGAGCGAGCCAAGGAGCTCGCCGGCCCGGACCGGAACGTCGGTGTCGCCGCGGGCGACCTCGGCGGGCAGGCCCTCGAGCTCGGACTGGTCGATGAGGTCGCGATGGATGTCGTCCCGGTCGTCTTCGGGTCAGGAAAGCGATTCTTCGGCGCCGTCGACGGCCAGCACCTGCTCGACGACCCGCACGTCGTGATCCAGGGCGATCGGGTGCTCCACCTCGCCTTCCGGGTCCGCCGACTCGGTCGGGACCAGCGCCTCGCGTAGCGGAGGTCTTGCCGGACCGACCATCGGGTACCGCACCGGCATGAGTGGCATCGTCTCGACGTCGCCGGTGGTCGGCGTGCTCCTCGCCACCCTGGCGCTGTCGGCGTGTGGCAGCAGCACCACGGACGGCGTCGCGGACGTCGCGGACGAGTTCTACGCCGCCCTCGCCGATCATAACGGGGCGGCGGCGTGTGCGCTGCTGGCTCCGGCCACCCGCTCGGAGCTCGAGCAGTCCGCCGGCAGGCCTTGCCCGCAGGCGATCGTCGAGGAGCGGCTGCCGAGCCCGGCAGGAGCCGGATCGGTGCACGTCTTCAACACCGCGAGCAACGTCGAGTACCAGGGGGAGACCACGTTCCTCGGCCTCTTCGACGACGGGTGGAAGGTGACGGCTGCCGGCTGCACCGCTCGTCCTCCGCATCCCTACGACTGCACGATCTCGGGAGGTTGACCGATGCGCGTCATGTTCGTCGCCTATCTGGTGATCATCTGGGGCGGTCTCGCGCTCCTCCTGACGGCGGCGTTGATCCACCGATGAAGAAGGCGATCGCGAACAACTCGCTGGCCCTGGTGTTCGGCCTGCTCTTCCTGGTCTCCCTCGTCGCGCAGGCGTTCTCGGGCTGGCAGCAGTTCAACGACCAGCAGGTCGGAGAGCGCCTCGGCACGATCGGGTGGTGGGACTACGTGACGTCCGCGGACTTCGCAGTCGACGTCTCGGAGAACTGGCAGAGCGAGTTCCTCCAGTTCCTGCTCTACCTCCTCCTCACCGTCTGGCTCCTCCAGCGAGGCTCTCCGGAGTCGAAGGAGCTCGACAAGGCAGGGCTCGAGAGCGATGAGGAGCAGAAGGTCGGCGAGCACGCCGAGGCGGGTTCCCCGGCCTGGGCGAAGGCTGCCGGGTGGCGCCGGAGCCTCTACTCGAACTCGCTGGCGGCCATGGTGGGCGCGATCTTCCTCGCCTCGTGGCTCGTCCAGTCGGTCGCAGGCTGGGCGGCGTACAACGAGACCCGCCTGCAGCAGATGCGTGACCCGATCGGCTGGGGCGCCTACCTCCTGCACTCCGACTTCTGGGCGCGCACGCTGCAGAACTGGCAGTCGGAGTTCCTGGCCGTCGGCTCGTTCGCGGTGATGGCGATCTACCTACGCCAGCGAGGATCGCCCGAGAGCAAGCCGGTCGGCGCGCCGCACACCGCGAC
Proteins encoded in this region:
- a CDS encoding CGNR zinc finger domain-containing protein — translated: MTAGEVPNLYPSEPVPVRLMNTIWADRDGVHDALGTVGQLEQWARQCGLSPASKLTRDDLDSARALRDAVRRLAASALDDDRPGAVPDLSTEDALGVLNGFLGALSPELLHDQDGGYRRGWSTELRGFARTLSNVALDATDVLDEAGRRLGVCHGPGCVLYFARVPARRGWCSDACGNRARVARHYQRTKGGAGR
- a CDS encoding polysaccharide deacetylase family protein; this translates as MHADVFDYSPIIEREPVQWPGDAKVAVYIGLNIEHFHVDRPSTSLVEATAGLVPDALNYGWRDYGARVGIWRVIEILDRYGVRASALINSEVCEQYPQIVAAGRDRDWAWLAHGRTNSSIHANLGPEEERAELLEISETIHKATGQQPRGWMGPALTETFQTPALLEELGYGYTLDWTNDDQPYRLKHADVLSIPYSVELNDLGIFSLKGQTGREFEQMVIDHLNQLMTDVPTGRVMGLALHPFIIGQPARAKYLDRALHYITSQTGVWLTTSDQIESHFRETAAT
- a CDS encoding carboxymuconolactone decarboxylase family protein; this encodes MTVTDYVSVPVRLDFDAIAPGFSRAVSALDDAATAELDRVGIEPAVREVVRLRASQLNGCSYCVDMHARAARAAGVSAQRVDAVAVWVESGLFTERERAALDFTEQVTMMATTKVPEQSVRGVVAAFGEEGAAALLSLVIAINTWNAIGVATRCWPTAVRREG
- a CDS encoding aminotransferase class I/II-fold pyridoxal phosphate-dependent enzyme, with product MPLGLDLHLDLTRGRPGRSLEEALRAAITDGRLAPDTRLPAARSLAADLGISRNTVADVYAQLAAEGWLTARVGAGTWVAHRGTAASGARPAPVRKRPWVGLRAGIPSTTVFGRREWTTAVRQAVLDASAADLGYPDPAGTPQLRAALAAYLARTRGVVARQDSIVVGHGYAELLGLVCRALRNRGAERVAVEQYGHDSHRRVIAAAGLTVVPVPVDEDGAEVRLLERLGVSAVVLTPAHQFPVGVPLAPDRHRWLASWAGRTGALVIEDDYDGEFRYDRRTIGALQSLAPDRVAYVGTASKATVPAIGLAWGVLPGWLLPDVLEQRDLSGARPSALNELALARYLTDHHYDRSVRRLRATYRMRRARLAQVTAEELPGCEVTGLSAGLQCLLTLPPHVPEDAVLREALDRGLRLEGLGSFSCEGAPGDLPPALAIGYAEPAPAQYDRALQLLVESIRSASPAGAALARPRTR
- a CDS encoding zinc-binding dehydrogenase, whose amino-acid sequence is MTTGDLPTTMKGLVQRSLDGPAALELVHDLPVPQAGPGDYLVKVGAAGLNFADVMQTTGRYAGGPAAPYVAGFEVAGEVVAVGPDVADPLPVGSHVIGVGPGAFAEYVAVAAVAAAPVPKDWSDAAALGLVLNWATALAALRPMGRLAAGEWVLVHAAAGGVGQAAVRLARHYGARVVALASGHKHDVLAGLGAEVVLDRAGTDLTARILEATGGVDLVLESVGRTTFETSLSVAKPFTGRVVVFGAASGDASVSTHDLVFEHRVHVAGLHIGAFAEQVPGLYAELVAELDELIRLGVIEAGAPTLYSLEDGPAAMRALADGGTVGKLAITPSA
- a CDS encoding dihydrofolate reductase family protein, whose translation is MSSVVMHNVVSVDGFIADANDEVGPLFDWYGNGDVPVGNQGAMVSRASADYLAQVWERLGVLVIGRSLFDLTDGWGGVPPSGEHVVVVSHRPRPEGWHPEAPYHFVDGVAAAIERAKELAGPDRNVGVAAGDLGGQALELGLVDEVAMDVVPVVFGSGKRFFGAVDGQHLLDDPHVVIQGDRVLHLAFRVRRLGRDQRLA
- a CDS encoding DUF6766 family protein, whose translation is MKKAIANNSLALVFGLLFLVSLVAQAFSGWQQFNDQQVGERLGTIGWWDYVTSADFAVDVSENWQSEFLQFLLYLLLTVWLLQRGSPESKELDKAGLESDEEQKVGEHAEAGSPAWAKAAGWRRSLYSNSLAAMVGAIFLASWLVQSVAGWAAYNETRLQQMRDPIGWGAYLLHSDFWARTLQNWQSEFLAVGSFAVMAIYLRQRGSPESKPVGAPHTATGIEG